A genomic stretch from Pontivivens ytuae includes:
- a CDS encoding extracellular solute-binding protein, with protein sequence MATAFALTSPAVAEPQHGIAMYGEPALPPDFAHLPYANPAAPQGGAIIYGEASTFDSLNPFIQRGRAPWGVRAHTVESLMGRNYDEPFALYGLLAESVETGPNREWVEFTLNPAARFSDGSPVTVEDVVWSMQILGEEGHGRYRAAWDGVESWEQTGERSVRFNLTGENLELPLILAMRPILKKGDWDDRDFTASNLDPFVASGPYTVGAFEPGRFIEFDRNPDYWGNELGFNRGRHNFETIRYEFFGNGDAAWQGFTSGETNMRVEWDAARWATEYDFPRAERGEVVLSEVPHQRPTGMEGFVMNTRRDIFADIRVRDAMIHAFNFEWINGRLNEGLPERITSYFSNSQLAFEGEATGLERELLEPFADTLPADVFEAYALPEGDDDVRNRRNLRTAQRLLADAGWTLQNGALVNEAGTPFAFEILLGASENEPVANIYADALGRLGMDVTITLVDSAQYTERLLDYDYDMVPITWRMSLSPGTEQRLYWGSDGVTEQGSRNYMGVDSPAVDALIENLIDAGSEEEFLATTRALDRVLTTGRYVVPFWHTPVTLVAHGAELHYPEELPIYGYWIGFAPDVWWYEAN encoded by the coding sequence TTGGCAACAGCGTTCGCCCTCACCTCCCCCGCGGTGGCCGAGCCGCAGCATGGCATCGCTATGTACGGTGAACCGGCCCTGCCACCAGATTTTGCGCATCTGCCCTACGCCAACCCCGCCGCGCCGCAGGGCGGGGCGATCATCTACGGCGAGGCCAGCACCTTCGACAGTCTCAATCCGTTCATCCAGCGCGGCCGTGCGCCCTGGGGCGTGCGCGCCCATACGGTCGAGAGCCTGATGGGCCGGAATTACGACGAGCCCTTCGCACTTTACGGTCTGCTCGCCGAATCGGTGGAGACCGGACCGAATCGCGAATGGGTGGAATTCACCCTCAACCCCGCCGCCCGCTTCTCCGACGGCAGCCCGGTCACGGTCGAGGATGTGGTCTGGTCGATGCAGATCCTTGGCGAGGAGGGCCACGGCCGCTACCGCGCGGCCTGGGACGGCGTCGAAAGCTGGGAGCAGACGGGCGAACGCTCCGTCCGCTTCAACCTCACTGGTGAGAACCTGGAGCTGCCGCTGATCCTCGCCATGCGCCCGATCCTGAAGAAGGGCGACTGGGACGACCGCGATTTCACCGCGAGCAACCTCGACCCCTTCGTCGCCTCCGGCCCCTATACGGTCGGCGCATTCGAGCCGGGCCGCTTCATCGAGTTCGACCGCAACCCCGACTACTGGGGCAACGAGCTCGGCTTCAACCGCGGGCGGCACAATTTCGAGACCATCCGCTACGAGTTCTTCGGCAATGGGGACGCCGCCTGGCAGGGCTTCACCTCCGGCGAGACAAACATGCGGGTCGAATGGGACGCGGCGCGCTGGGCCACCGAGTACGACTTCCCGCGCGCAGAGCGGGGCGAGGTCGTGCTCAGCGAGGTGCCGCACCAGCGCCCCACCGGGATGGAGGGCTTCGTGATGAACACGCGGCGCGACATCTTCGCCGACATCCGCGTGCGCGATGCCATGATCCACGCCTTCAACTTCGAATGGATCAACGGGCGCCTGAACGAGGGGCTGCCAGAGCGCATCACTTCCTACTTCTCCAACTCCCAGCTCGCCTTCGAAGGGGAGGCCACGGGGCTGGAGCGCGAGTTGCTGGAGCCCTTCGCCGACACGCTGCCCGCCGACGTGTTCGAGGCCTATGCCTTGCCCGAGGGCGACGACGACGTGCGCAACCGCCGCAACCTGCGCACCGCGCAGCGACTGCTCGCCGACGCCGGCTGGACGCTTCAGAACGGCGCGCTGGTCAACGAGGCGGGCACGCCCTTCGCCTTCGAGATCCTGCTCGGCGCCTCCGAAAACGAGCCCGTCGCCAACATCTACGCCGACGCGCTCGGGCGGCTCGGCATGGACGTGACCATCACCCTGGTCGATAGCGCGCAGTACACCGAACGCCTGCTCGACTACGACTACGACATGGTGCCGATCACCTGGCGCATGTCGCTGTCCCCGGGCACCGAGCAGCGGCTCTACTGGGGCTCGGACGGGGTGACGGAGCAGGGCAGCCGCAACTACATGGGCGTGGACAGCCCGGCGGTGGACGCACTGATCGAGAATCTCATTGACGCAGGCTCGGAGGAGGAGTTTCTGGCCACGACCCGGGCGCTCGACCGCGTGCTGACCACGGGTCGCTATGTCGTCCCGTTCTGGCACACGCCCGTCACCCTTGTCGCCCATGGCGCGGAGCTGCACTACCCCGAGGAGCTGCCCATCTATGGTTACTGGATCGGCTTCGCCCCCGATGTCTGGTGGTACGAGGCGAACTAG
- a CDS encoding 3-hydroxybutyrate dehydrogenase: MSVKDKVAVITGSNSGIGLGVAEELARQGAKVVLNSFSDNPEDHELAEKIASEHGTEAVYIKADMSKGDECRALVEKAAERFGKVDILINNAGIQHVAGIDEFPAEKWDAIIAINMTSAFHTTAAALPLMRKAGWGRVVNIASAHGLTASPYKSAYVSAKHGVVGMSKVVALETAEEPITCNAICPGYVMTPLVEKQIPETMEKYNMDRETAVKEVLLDRQPSKQFATVEQIGGTVAFLCSPAAEQITGTTISVDGGWTAL, translated from the coding sequence ATGTCCGTCAAAGACAAGGTCGCCGTCATCACCGGATCGAACTCGGGCATCGGCCTCGGCGTGGCCGAGGAGCTGGCCCGGCAGGGGGCTAAGGTGGTGCTGAACTCCTTCTCTGACAATCCCGAGGATCACGAACTGGCCGAGAAGATCGCCTCCGAACACGGGACGGAGGCCGTCTACATCAAGGCGGACATGTCGAAGGGCGACGAGTGCCGCGCGCTGGTCGAAAAGGCGGCGGAGCGCTTCGGCAAGGTCGACATCCTGATCAACAATGCGGGCATCCAGCACGTCGCGGGCATCGACGAGTTCCCGGCGGAGAAGTGGGACGCGATCATCGCGATCAACATGACCTCCGCCTTCCACACCACCGCCGCCGCCCTGCCCCTGATGCGCAAGGCGGGCTGGGGCCGCGTCGTCAACATCGCCTCGGCCCACGGCCTGACCGCCTCGCCCTACAAGTCCGCCTACGTCTCGGCCAAGCACGGCGTCGTGGGCATGTCGAAGGTCGTGGCGCTGGAGACGGCGGAGGAGCCGATCACCTGCAACGCGATCTGCCCCGGCTACGTCATGACGCCGCTGGTGGAAAAGCAGATCCCCGAGACCATGGAGAAGTACAACATGGATCGGGAGACGGCGGTGAAGGAGGTGCTGCTCGACCGCCAGCCCTCCAAGCAGTTCGCCACGGTGGAGCAGATCGGCGGCACGGTCGCGTTCCTGTGCTCACCCGCGGCGGAGCAGATCACCGGCACGACAATCAGCGTGGACGGCGGCTGGACCGCGCTCTGA
- a CDS encoding endonuclease/exonuclease/phosphatase family protein, which yields MSGGTRRTSRLLLQLARLGALAGFCFGYLGALHPFFDSFAPFRLHLLAVVVALSLLLGWRRMVVAAILVVIVAQDVFATGAPVAGEPLTAWSHNLRFDNPAPLAEAERIRAADPDLVMLQEVSTPNAAIVEALADRYEGRLICPGVTAVGGPAVMAREAFLDQGCELGLAWARIETVHGPLTVASLHVHWPWPFEQAEDIARLSAVVETLPRPLIVAGDFNNSAWSHAVHAMSDAAAAQAIPGWRNTFPSFAVHLDHVLLGAGWTGEVDVRAVGGSDHTALLTRFGPR from the coding sequence ATGTCTGGTGGTACGAGGCGAACTAGCCGGCTGCTGCTCCAGCTCGCGCGACTCGGCGCGCTGGCGGGGTTCTGCTTCGGCTATCTCGGCGCGCTGCATCCGTTCTTCGACAGCTTCGCGCCGTTCCGGCTGCACCTGCTGGCGGTCGTGGTGGCGCTGTCCCTGTTGCTCGGCTGGCGGCGCATGGTGGTCGCCGCGATCCTAGTGGTGATCGTCGCGCAGGACGTGTTCGCGACCGGCGCGCCGGTGGCCGGCGAGCCCCTGACGGCGTGGAGCCACAACTTGCGCTTCGACAATCCCGCGCCGCTGGCCGAGGCCGAGCGGATCCGCGCCGCCGACCCGGACCTCGTGATGCTGCAGGAGGTCTCCACCCCCAACGCCGCGATCGTCGAGGCGCTTGCCGACCGCTACGAGGGCCGGCTGATCTGTCCCGGCGTGACCGCGGTGGGCGGCCCGGCGGTGATGGCGCGCGAGGCCTTCCTCGACCAGGGCTGCGAGCTCGGCCTCGCCTGGGCCCGGATCGAAACGGTGCACGGTCCGCTCACCGTCGCCTCGCTCCACGTCCACTGGCCCTGGCCCTTCGAGCAGGCGGAGGACATCGCGCGCCTCTCCGCGGTGGTCGAGACCCTGCCGCGACCGCTCATCGTCGCCGGTGACTTCAACAACTCCGCCTGGAGCCACGCGGTCCACGCCATGTCCGACGCTGCCGCGGCGCAGGCGATCCCGGGCTGGCGCAACACCTTTCCCAGCTTCGCCGTCCACCTCGATCACGTGCTGCTGGGTGCGGGCTGGACCGGGGAGGTCGACGTGCGCGCGGTCGGCGGCTCCGACCACACGGCGCTCCTCACCCGGTTCGGGCCGCGCTAG
- a CDS encoding pyridoxamine 5'-phosphate oxidase family protein, with product MTRPYPSDVAFTPAVKEIQARKGSRAAYARMEESTGWRTEITADLRAFLAERNSAYLATATADGQPYIQHRGGPKGFLVPLDAHRIGFADYKGNKQFISQGNLTENPKAYLFLMDYMNQRRVKIWGTAEVIEDDPFLVERLMPENYRARPEQAIVFTVAAWDTNCPQHIPQMFGAEDVSKALAERDEKIARLEAELAALRG from the coding sequence ATGACCCGGCCCTATCCCAGCGACGTCGCATTCACCCCCGCCGTGAAGGAGATCCAGGCCCGCAAGGGCTCCCGCGCGGCGTATGCCAGGATGGAGGAGAGCACGGGCTGGCGGACGGAGATCACCGCCGACCTGCGCGCCTTCCTCGCCGAGCGCAACAGCGCGTACCTCGCCACGGCGACGGCAGACGGGCAGCCCTATATCCAGCACCGCGGCGGGCCGAAAGGCTTCCTCGTCCCGCTCGACGCCCACCGGATCGGCTTCGCGGACTACAAGGGCAACAAGCAGTTCATCAGCCAGGGGAACCTGACGGAGAACCCCAAGGCGTATCTCTTCCTGATGGACTACATGAACCAGCGCCGGGTGAAGATCTGGGGCACGGCGGAGGTGATCGAGGACGACCCCTTCCTCGTCGAGCGGCTGATGCCCGAAAACTATCGCGCCCGCCCCGAACAGGCGATCGTCTTCACCGTCGCGGCTTGGGACACCAACTGCCCCCAGCACATCCCCCAGATGTTCGGCGCCGAGGACGTCTCCAAAGCCCTCGCCGAACGCGACGAAAAGATCGCCCGGCTGGAGGCGGAACTGGCGGCGCTGAGGGGATAA
- a CDS encoding patatin-like phospholipase family protein yields the protein MARGTKAVNLALQGGGAHGALTWGVLDRLLEEDKLVIEGITATSAGAMNAAALKCGYVEGGNAGAKAKLDWFWDQIATRAAQSNPTLEWLRFLSPDIASTVAALQSNPAYFAGETLTRMFSPYELNPLDVNPLRDVLSQVCFHMEDPEGPKLFICATNVRTGKIKVFEGAEISIDAVLASACLPTLFRAVEIPDPATGEMEAYWDGGYIGNPALFPLFYETKTRDVLIVHINPLEREEVPRKAHEILNRINEISFNSSLLRELRNIDFVRRLIEEGVLRNARWGNRFKDVLIHSIRDDETMAKLGVATKLQPDRTMLEALKAKGREAANTFLKAHWNDLNERSTVDLRAMFQ from the coding sequence ATGGCTCGGGGAACGAAGGCTGTAAATCTGGCGCTGCAGGGCGGCGGCGCGCACGGGGCGCTGACCTGGGGCGTGCTCGACCGGCTGTTGGAGGAGGACAAGCTGGTGATCGAGGGCATCACCGCAACCTCCGCCGGGGCGATGAACGCGGCTGCCTTGAAATGCGGCTATGTCGAGGGCGGAAATGCGGGCGCGAAGGCGAAGCTCGACTGGTTCTGGGACCAGATCGCCACCCGCGCCGCGCAGTCCAATCCGACGCTGGAATGGCTGCGGTTCCTCAGCCCCGACATCGCCTCCACCGTCGCCGCGCTCCAGTCGAACCCGGCCTATTTCGCGGGCGAGACGCTGACGCGCATGTTCTCGCCCTACGAGCTCAACCCGCTCGACGTGAACCCGCTGCGCGACGTGCTGAGCCAGGTCTGCTTCCACATGGAGGATCCGGAGGGGCCAAAGCTATTCATCTGCGCGACCAATGTGCGGACCGGCAAGATCAAGGTGTTCGAGGGGGCCGAGATCTCAATCGACGCGGTGCTGGCGTCGGCCTGCCTGCCCACGCTGTTCCGCGCGGTGGAGATCCCGGATCCCGCGACCGGCGAGATGGAGGCCTATTGGGACGGCGGCTATATCGGCAATCCCGCCCTCTTCCCCCTCTTCTACGAGACCAAGACGCGCGACGTGCTGATCGTCCACATCAACCCGCTGGAGCGGGAGGAGGTGCCGCGCAAGGCGCACGAGATCCTCAACCGCATCAACGAGATCAGCTTCAACTCCTCGCTCCTGCGCGAGCTCCGCAACATCGACTTCGTCCGCCGCCTGATCGAGGAGGGCGTGCTGCGCAACGCCCGCTGGGGCAACCGCTTCAAGGACGTACTGATCCACTCGATCCGCGATGACGAGACGATGGCGAAGCTGGGCGTCGCGACCAAGCTGCAGCCGGACCGGACGATGCTGGAGGCGCTGAAGGCGAAGGGGCGCGAGGCCGCGAACACGTTCCTCAAGGCGCACTGGAACGACCTCAACGAACGCTCCACCGTCGATCTGCGGGCGATGTTCCAGTAG